In the genome of Flavobacteriales bacterium, one region contains:
- a CDS encoding queuosine precursor transporter translates to MDRNIKIAADRWYLFLAGIFIASLVSCNLIFQKFFYWTPFGIYTFQISVGILPYPITFLVTDIISEIYGRKKADQVVMAGLVSSVFVMGIVILAAVVPATSWSPVPNETFEKVFGMTGLSVGSSMIAYLFAQFIDIRLFHFWKRLTKGKHLWVRNNFSTLFSQLADTLTILLLLCGFGAIAWDRFQSLFINGFLFKAIVALLDTGPFYACVWFFRRKFALAEGQELSE, encoded by the coding sequence ATGGACAGGAATATAAAAATTGCCGCCGACAGGTGGTATCTCTTTCTCGCAGGAATTTTCATCGCCTCACTGGTGTCCTGCAACCTCATTTTCCAGAAGTTCTTCTACTGGACACCCTTTGGTATTTATACTTTCCAGATATCGGTGGGCATCCTCCCGTATCCGATCACTTTTCTGGTAACCGACATCATTTCTGAAATATACGGTCGCAAGAAGGCAGACCAGGTGGTGATGGCCGGACTTGTGTCCAGTGTGTTTGTCATGGGCATTGTGATTCTGGCTGCGGTGGTTCCTGCCACTTCCTGGTCGCCCGTCCCGAACGAGACCTTCGAAAAAGTTTTTGGGATGACGGGCCTATCCGTAGGATCTTCCATGATCGCATACCTTTTCGCTCAGTTCATCGACATACGCTTGTTCCATTTCTGGAAGCGGCTTACCAAAGGCAAGCATCTTTGGGTGCGTAACAATTTTTCCACGTTGTTCTCTCAACTGGCCGATACGCTCACCATCCTTTTGCTTTTATGTGGTTTCGGTGCAATAGCCTGGGACAGGTTCCAGTCTCTTTTTATAAATGGATTCCTGTTCAAGGCCATCGTGGCATTGCTGGACACCGGTCCGTTTTACGCCTGTGTTTGGTTCTTTCGCCGCAAGTTTGCGCTGGCGGAAGGCCAAGAACTCAGTGAATAG
- a CDS encoding thioredoxin family protein — translation MKYISSKAVFAFILFLWVSTSFAWSQVYDPVKWTMKAYPVGDNQYELVFKAKIDKGWHLYSQHIEDGGPIPTSFHFDEPNGYSLEQEVNEQGEAEKYYEELFEMDLIQYSGGVSFCQTVTATSEGAVVKGSIEYMTCRDGECLPPVSKTFEIPLVPGEIQTGQCKFDRDEMSTDEGKATSTEPGEQTFSDDCGTLANEDSTKDLSLWAIFLAGFIGGLIALLTPCVFPIIPLTVSFFTKTSTNYRKGLFNALLYALNIVIIYVGLGYAVTASLGPQVLNELSSNVAMNLAFFVIFLVFAISFFGAFEIALPGSWANKIDTLSNRGGYIGIFFMAFTLSIVSFSCTGPIIGTLLVETAVHGNIQGPLVGMTGFAVALALPFALFAAFPAWLNSLPKSGSWLQTVKVSLGYLELAFALKFFSNPDQAYHWGLLKREVFIALWVIIALLLSLYLLGVFNGKRPKWGQAGVGVMAFVFAVYMLPGIWGGSKLTLLSGLIPPTFYSVFQQGECPQGITCFHDLNEGLAYAREHDKPVMLDFTGWTCTNCRRMEDKVWSEKEVLERLTDDYVLISLYVDDRQSLPKSEQYYSEATQREIKTVGDKWSELQVTEYDKLSQPWYVLIDTDMNLLANPRGYTPSADEYRRFLDEGLCRFGKKNL, via the coding sequence ATGAAGTATATAAGCAGCAAGGCGGTATTCGCATTCATCTTATTCCTTTGGGTTTCTACATCCTTTGCATGGAGCCAGGTATACGACCCGGTAAAGTGGACCATGAAAGCTTACCCGGTCGGAGACAACCAATATGAGTTGGTGTTCAAGGCGAAGATCGACAAGGGCTGGCACCTTTACTCGCAACATATTGAAGATGGCGGCCCGATTCCCACATCCTTTCATTTTGATGAACCGAATGGCTACAGCCTGGAGCAGGAGGTGAATGAGCAGGGGGAGGCGGAGAAATACTATGAAGAGCTCTTCGAAATGGACCTGATCCAATACAGCGGAGGCGTTTCCTTTTGTCAAACAGTAACTGCAACTTCTGAAGGTGCCGTGGTCAAAGGCAGCATTGAATACATGACCTGCCGAGACGGCGAGTGTCTGCCACCGGTTTCCAAAACATTTGAGATTCCCCTGGTGCCGGGTGAGATCCAAACCGGCCAATGCAAATTTGATCGGGATGAGATGTCAACCGATGAAGGGAAAGCGACATCGACCGAGCCCGGTGAACAAACCTTTTCCGATGACTGTGGTACGTTGGCCAATGAAGACAGTACGAAAGACCTCAGTCTGTGGGCCATCTTTCTCGCAGGATTCATCGGTGGCCTGATTGCTTTGCTGACGCCATGTGTGTTTCCCATCATCCCCCTCACCGTTAGCTTCTTCACCAAAACCAGCACCAACTACAGGAAGGGATTGTTCAACGCCCTATTGTATGCATTAAACATCGTTATTATTTATGTGGGTCTGGGTTACGCAGTCACTGCATCTCTCGGTCCGCAGGTCCTTAACGAACTTTCATCGAACGTGGCGATGAACCTGGCGTTCTTCGTGATTTTCCTGGTATTCGCCATTTCGTTTTTCGGTGCGTTCGAGATCGCCCTGCCCGGTTCATGGGCCAACAAGATCGATACGCTATCGAACCGTGGCGGGTACATCGGCATCTTCTTCATGGCATTCACACTGAGCATCGTCTCATTTTCATGTACCGGTCCGATCATTGGAACCTTGCTGGTGGAAACAGCGGTACATGGCAACATCCAGGGGCCGCTGGTGGGTATGACGGGTTTTGCCGTTGCCCTGGCGTTGCCCTTTGCCCTGTTCGCAGCATTTCCGGCCTGGCTCAATTCCCTGCCGAAATCGGGTAGTTGGTTGCAGACGGTGAAGGTGAGCCTGGGGTACCTGGAGTTGGCTTTTGCCCTGAAGTTCTTCTCCAATCCGGATCAGGCCTACCATTGGGGGCTGTTGAAACGTGAAGTCTTTATCGCTCTTTGGGTGATCATCGCGTTGCTGCTCAGTCTTTACCTGCTGGGTGTATTCAACGGGAAGCGGCCCAAATGGGGGCAAGCGGGTGTAGGGGTGATGGCCTTTGTTTTTGCTGTTTATATGCTTCCGGGTATCTGGGGCGGTTCAAAGTTGACTCTCCTGAGCGGGCTCATACCACCCACATTCTATTCCGTTTTTCAACAGGGTGAATGCCCCCAGGGGATCACCTGCTTCCACGACCTGAACGAAGGCCTTGCCTATGCCAGGGAGCACGACAAACCGGTGATGCTTGACTTCACGGGCTGGACCTGTACCAATTGCCGCCGCATGGAAGACAAGGTGTGGTCGGAAAAAGAGGTGTTGGAGCGATTGACGGATGACTATGTGCTGATCTCGCTGTATGTGGATGACCGGCAATCTTTGCCCAAGAGCGAGCAGTATTATTCGGAGGCTACACAACGGGAGATCAAAACGGTGGGCGATA